A single genomic interval of Anopheles darlingi chromosome X, idAnoDarlMG_H_01, whole genome shotgun sequence harbors:
- the LOC125949000 gene encoding uncharacterized protein LOC125949000 has protein sequence MSYVDVMRVMREKMENTANYDNGAKAPGKKTKTKTNKSLQQLLKRAVQDNKRLKKKLRKRKTDKMRISSSAFICEPNTDDPLQCSTMEEAINPPLPTMTASLNSWAVASMNVPPFTPDEGEDDISRRSFETWRDLLEASLALVGIVDEAAKMNVFKVKAGSKLLEILEDAPATSLDSQVTPYSGAMDRLKAFFGSREYSLTQRQKLRSMVQQQNEQD, from the exons ATGTCATACGTGGATGTAATGCGTGTAATGcgtgaaaaaatggaaaatacagCGAATTACGACAATGGCGCAAAAGCTCCCGGGAA aaaaacaaaaacgaagacTAACAAAAGTTTGCAACAATTACTGAAAAGAGCAGTACAGGATAATAAGAGGCTGAAGAAGAAGttaaggaagaggaaaacggACAAAATGCGAATTTCAAGTTCGGCTTTCATCTGCGAGCCGAACACCGATGACCCCCTACAATGCTCTACGATGGAAGAAGCCATTAACCCGCCATTGCCCACGATGACGGCGTCATTGAACTCTTGGGCGGTGGCATCAATGAACGTCCCGCCGTTCACCCCAGACGAAGGCGAGGACGATATTAGTCGCCGATCATTCGAAACTTGGAGGGACCTATTGGAAGCGTCGCTAGCTCTGGTAGGAATTGTCGACGAGGCGGCAAAAATGAACGTCTTCAAGGTGAAGGCTGGTTCAAAGCTGCTAGAAATTTTAGAGGATGCACCAGCGACTTCGCTCGACAGTCAGGTCACTCCATACTCAGGTGCTATGGACCGCCTGAAAGCCTTCTTTGGCTCGCGCGAGTATAGCCTGACACAGCGGCAGAAATTGAGAAGTAtggtccagcagcagaacgagcaGGACTAG